The nucleotide window TGGTTTTGGGGCCAAGGCGTGGTACCTACCAGCCGCCGCGCAGGCATCTCCTACTCAGAGTGAACGGTTCTCAGGCAGCGCCGCGCCGGGTGATGCTCCAGGGGCAGCTCCTGCCGCAAGTGGACAACACAGACGCCTTGCAGGCTTCGGAGCGCGGCTGGTGCTACGAGGCGAGCCGACAGATCGCGTGGGTCAAGGTGCCGGAGAGCAGTAAGGAGATAAGAGTTGAGCTGCGCTAAGCTCCCTTGGCACGGAATCAGAGTGGCTGAGTTTTCAGCAGAGGGCGGCCATGAGCATAAAGGCGAAGTTGAACACATTTGACACCACGATGATCGTCGTCAGCCTGGTCATTGGCGTGGGGATCTTTCGCACGCCGCCCATGGTCGCTGCCGCTACCAAGACGCCACGGCTCTTTTTTGCCACGTGGACGGCCGGAGGGCTCATCAGTCTGCTCGGCGCTTTGACGTTCGCGGAGATAGGTTCTCGCTTTCCGAAGGCGGGTTCTTACTACAAGGTGGTGGCCGAATGCCATGGCTCCTGGCTGGCTTTCATGCTCAACTGGATCAACGTGCTGTTCGTGAACGGGGTCGGTGCTGCAGCCGTGGCCACCACTGCGGCCGAGTACCTTTGTCCCATTCTCCTGCCGGCTCACTTGCGTACGCCCCAGGCCACCCAACTCACTGCCGCCGGCCTCATTCTGGTACTTTTTGCCATCAACTACGCGGGCATTAGAACTGGGGCGTGGGCGCAGGATGTGCTGACAGTGCTGAAGCTCCTCGTGGTAGCGGCAATCGTAGTAGCGGCAATCAGGTTTAGGGGAGCGGTGGAGCAGAGTACTCTACCGGGCGCAGGTGATAGACCTTGGGCGCTTGCTCTTGGCACTGGTCTCATCTCGGTTCTCTACGCATATGGAGGCTACCAGTGCACCATCAACTTTGGCGCGGACATCAAGAGCTCACGCGCTACCATGCCCAGGGGGATATTCTGGGGCATCGCGATCATCCTCGCCTGCTACCTTTTGCTGAATGGCGCCTATGTGCGGGTGCTGGGAATAGCTGGGGTGGCGGGTGCAGAGTTGGTGGCGGCAGAAGTGGCCCGGCGCTGTTTTGGCGAAGTGGGCCATCTGTTCATCTCCTTGGCGATTGTCCTTTCGGCCCTCGGCTTTCTCAACGTCACCCTCATGCAGATCCCGCGTGCCTACTATGCCATGGCCGCCGACGGCGTGCTCCCGCCGATTTTCATGCGCGTCAATCAGCGGACGCAGGTGCAAGAGTTTACCCTCACCTTCTTTGTGGCCACCATCCTGCTTTCCATCGCCTTCCTGGCTACGTTCGAGAAGATGGTGGGCTACATCATGTTCCTGGATTGCCTGACCATCGCGGTGGTGGCATCGACGCTGTTCGTGCTGCGCCGGAGAGGAGGCACTGCCGCTTACCAGGTGCCGGGCTACCCAGTGCTTCCGGTAGTTTTTATCTTGTGCATGCTCATCGTCCCGGGCGCCGTGGCCGTGACCCAGCCGTGGACTGCACTGGCGGGCATGGTGGTCTGTATCGCGGGTTATCCTGTGTTTGTGGTGCTGCGGAGGATAAACAGGCTCTGGCGCGATCCGTGGCAGAAACTGGAGCGCCAAGGACCACCTTAGGGGCGACCGCAACGGGGCGGCCGGAGTGCAGTGCCTTTATGCACTGCCGGGTGGAGACGCGCCCTGCCCCTCGGGGGGGCGGCTGGAGTGCAACGCCTTTATGCGTTGCGGGGTGGGGAAGTCGGCTTGCATCGCATGAAGCCGATGCACTCCGGAGCGCAACACCACCGGCGCGTTCTGGGATTCCCAGGTAGCCATTCGGCTCCTAACCACGGGTCCGGCGCCGGCGCACTTCAGGGGCCAAGCCCATCACCAAAAGTACAACGCTGTTGCGGATTGGGCCTCGACTCCGCGGCCGTGGCGCCTCAGTCTTGGAGAATGAGCCCGAACTCCCGGCGATAGGCCGCAGTCACAGTGGCATCAATCCAGCGATACAGTGTCTGCGCCTCCTTGGCATCAAACCCCTTCTGCTCCCACTGCTGGACGCTGCGCCGTACCCTTTCCGCTATACTCTCCTCCACCGGCAGCACACGCTGCAAGATGCCTGTTCCCCGCCTGTTCATCACCGCCGCCAAGTCCAAGTAGTTGCGCCCAGAGTCCCTGGTGAATGGGAAGCAGCGTCCCTTCAACGTCAACGCTGCCGTTGATAGCGGCGCCTTGCCCTTGGCGTCCGCAACAAGCACTTTGGGCAAATCCGGTCCTGCCGCCACCCAGACGGGGACGGCCACTGCGCAGAGGGGAAAGCCCAGCATCGTCCACATCGTGGTGAGCGCCACCGGTTCTCCAGGCTTCACCCCCTGAACGACCACCGAAGCGGAAGAGCTAAACCTAGGGATGAAATCGGCGAAACTGACAAACGTCGGCTGGTCGTCGGTCTCCGGAAGGTCTTTGCTCAGATCCACCCCGGTCAGCCCATGGCGCAGGCAGCGGCTCACGGTCTTGGTCAAGAACTCAACGGTAAGCTGGTTGCTGAGGGCGGCTTTGTAGAAAAGCTGCTCTGCGGCGGTGTAGCGGATGAGACCATAGTCCTGCTTGCGCTCACCGGTGAACGAGTAGTTAGTGCGAATCAAATAGCCGAACGGGGCCACCGCCGGGTCGGTGGCGTCGAACTTGCGAAAGCCATAGTTGCCGGTTTCAAAATAGGCTGCCCCGCCTTGTGCGTCAATGACGCCGAAATTGGCTTCCACTCCGAGCGGTTTGGGCAACGTGCGAAGGAGCTGTTCAAAGTCATCCACGGTGGCGCAACTCTGGAGGGCCCGCTTCATGAGCACCCCCTCCTGGTCCTTGAGCTTGGTGGTATCGCCCACATTGAGGTTGTAGGAAGCCGAGTTCATGATGGCAAAGCCCGCGCTGTTGCAGCCGACCCATACCTCGGCACCTGAGCTGTCGCCGGCGTTCACCAGGCCGATGTACGGGTAGCGTCCGTCGGTGAGGTAGACAAGGCGACTCTCTTGGGCGTCGCTGTCGCGATGCTTGAACAGCAAGGGCCTGCCGTCCGGGGTGGCTTTGCCGGAGACCACTGCCGTGGTGCACGCGTGTCCAGGGGCAAGAATCGTCGTTGCACCCAGCGCCACAACAAGAAGAACCAATATTCGCCTTCTTCCCATGTGCCCTCCAACAGCGTCGGTCCAAAAGAGACGGGGTGACAGAGGAGAAATGTGCTGTCACCCCGCGGCGAAAAAGCTAGCACCACATTAAAAAGCGGCGTAGAGTCTCAGCCGATCTTGTCCGCCAGGTAATTTTCGATGCCAACTTGCTTGATTTGGTCCAATTGACTCTCAATCCAATCGATGTGCGCCTCCTCGTCCTTGAGGATGGACTCCAGCAACTCGCGCGTTCCGAAATCCCCAATGTCGCCTGCCAGCTTGATGCTCTCCCGGTAGCCGTCGATGGCACCTTTTTCCGCCTGCCAGTCGTTCTGGTGTTGCTTTTCCACCTCTGCACCGATGTGCATGGGGTTGAGCTTGCTGACGATAGGCGTGCCTTCCAGGAAAAGGATGCGGCCAATGAGTTTTTCCGCATGCCGCATCTCCTCGATGGCCCGCTTCTCTATTGCCTCATGCAGTTTCTGGTAGCCCCAGTCATCGTTCATCTCCGAGTGCACCATGTACTGGCTGATCGCGGTGAGCTCCTCGGCGAGCCGCGCGTTGAGACTGGCAATCATCTTTTCGTCGCCTTTCATGGCAAATCCTCCCTGCTTGCGTCCGAAACGTGAGCTCGTGCCGTACCCGCATTCTCTTGAGTTAGTCCGGAATGCTGGCAAGTACAGTTTGGCTGGCAAATATTAGCAAATAGTTCGCAAATGGTCAAGAGATTTGTGGCCCATGGTGAACAAATATGGCATCGCTTACCCCAAGAGGAAAGGTACATCCGAAGGGCAGAGCCATCTTCGCAGATGTTCGGTTCCGGGGGTGCCGTGCTCCAGGAGTGGGAAAGATGGGCCAAAGGAAGATTTTTGTGTTGCGTTTTTCGTTACAATTCAGTAGACTATAGGGCGTTTGCGCGAGCAGTCGGTTCAAGCGACAATTGAGGCGTGGAGGAAGACCTGTACATACTGCACCTTGCCGGGCATGCGGTTCGCTGCCGGATGCGACGCCAGCGGCGCGCAAGGCACTTTCGTCTTTCCGTGCGGAACGATGGGACCGTGGTCGTGAGTGTGCCCCGTGGCCTGTCCACCGAGGAAACGCGTAATCTCATCTACAGGCATCAGGAGTGGATTCTGCACCGCCTCTGCTTACTGCGCGAACGGCAATTGGCCAAGCCCCCTTTCCGGTTGGAAGAAGGGGCAGCGCTCCCACTGTGGGGGCAGGTGTTTCGTCTACACCTGCAGGGTGCGCCTGGGCTGTCACCGCGGTGGCACTGCGCGGAGGGACAGGTGGTGGTATCGGCCAGCGAGCTTAGTGCG belongs to candidate division KSB1 bacterium and includes:
- a CDS encoding amino acid permease — encoded protein: MSIKAKLNTFDTTMIVVSLVIGVGIFRTPPMVAAATKTPRLFFATWTAGGLISLLGALTFAEIGSRFPKAGSYYKVVAECHGSWLAFMLNWINVLFVNGVGAAAVATTAAEYLCPILLPAHLRTPQATQLTAAGLILVLFAINYAGIRTGAWAQDVLTVLKLLVVAAIVVAAIRFRGAVEQSTLPGAGDRPWALALGTGLISVLYAYGGYQCTINFGADIKSSRATMPRGIFWGIAIILACYLLLNGAYVRVLGIAGVAGAELVAAEVARRCFGEVGHLFISLAIVLSALGFLNVTLMQIPRAYYAMAADGVLPPIFMRVNQRTQVQEFTLTFFVATILLSIAFLATFEKMVGYIMFLDCLTIAVVASTLFVLRRRGGTAAYQVPGYPVLPVVFILCMLIVPGAVAVTQPWTALAGMVVCIAGYPVFVVLRRINRLWRDPWQKLERQGPP
- the bfr gene encoding bacterioferritin — protein: MKGDEKMIASLNARLAEELTAISQYMVHSEMNDDWGYQKLHEAIEKRAIEEMRHAEKLIGRILFLEGTPIVSKLNPMHIGAEVEKQHQNDWQAEKGAIDGYRESIKLAGDIGDFGTRELLESILKDEEAHIDWIESQLDQIKQVGIENYLADKIG
- a CDS encoding M48 family metallopeptidase; translation: MEEDLYILHLAGHAVRCRMRRQRRARHFRLSVRNDGTVVVSVPRGLSTEETRNLIYRHQEWILHRLCLLRERQLAKPPFRLEEGAALPLWGQVFRLHLQGAPGLSPRWHCAEGQVVVSASELSAPIVCGCVVGWYKAMARRLLRARIGYWAALMGLSPGRLSVKNQHSLWGSCSRRGSLNFNWRIMLLPPELADYLLVHELAHLREPNHSFRFWALVAKYCPNYRQLRRHLASVNHWLGYPEALFIEC